From a region of the Terriglobia bacterium genome:
- a CDS encoding efflux RND transporter periplasmic adaptor subunit, which yields MKILRNKWFIIAVIVAAVAIFAAFRLTQKEKPQYFTTKVERGDIRDVVEATGTINAVITVQVGSQVSGTIQTLYADFNSRVKKGQVIARIEPSLFEGAMLQAKADLENAKANLASAKANLEKSRATAVQAKADYERTQGLAKEGVMSQQQLDLAQATSESAAAQVSASQAQVTQAAAQVQQKAAAVAVSQTNLDYTTIRSPIDGTVVARNVDVGQTVAASLQAPTLFTIAQDLTKMQVYVSTDESDVGNIRSGQAATFKVDAFPRETFTGHVSQIRLNATTVQNVVTYTTVVDFDNPEMKLFPGMTAYVTIPVATASNVVKVPNGALRYKPELKPEEIRALYQQYGVDAPGGTRPAAPAGASGAPRPPRYDVSIVWKLRPDNTLQPLKLKTGITDHTFTELTQALQGGGLKEGDELVTGAKTVRATSSPVGGPPRR from the coding sequence GTGAAAATCCTCCGAAATAAGTGGTTCATTATCGCAGTCATCGTAGCCGCGGTGGCGATCTTCGCGGCATTTCGCCTGACCCAGAAGGAAAAACCGCAATACTTCACCACCAAGGTCGAACGCGGCGACATCCGCGATGTGGTCGAAGCCACCGGCACCATCAACGCCGTGATCACCGTGCAGGTGGGCTCGCAGGTCTCCGGCACCATCCAGACGCTCTACGCCGATTTCAACTCGCGCGTGAAGAAAGGGCAGGTCATCGCCAGGATCGAACCGTCGCTCTTCGAGGGCGCGATGCTGCAGGCCAAGGCGGACCTGGAGAACGCGAAGGCCAACCTGGCTTCCGCCAAGGCCAACCTGGAGAAATCGCGCGCCACCGCGGTCCAGGCCAAGGCGGACTACGAGCGTACGCAGGGACTGGCCAAGGAAGGCGTGATGAGCCAGCAGCAACTCGACCTCGCCCAGGCCACTTCCGAGAGCGCCGCTGCGCAAGTCTCGGCCTCGCAGGCCCAGGTCACGCAGGCGGCCGCCCAGGTGCAGCAGAAAGCTGCCGCAGTCGCGGTGTCCCAGACCAATCTGGACTACACCACCATCCGCTCGCCCATCGACGGCACGGTGGTCGCCCGCAACGTGGACGTGGGACAGACCGTCGCCGCCTCGCTCCAGGCCCCGACCCTGTTCACCATCGCGCAGGACCTCACCAAGATGCAGGTGTACGTCAGCACCGACGAAAGCGACGTGGGCAACATCCGTTCGGGTCAGGCCGCCACTTTCAAAGTGGATGCCTTCCCCCGGGAGACGTTCACCGGCCACGTGTCGCAGATCCGGCTGAACGCAACGACCGTGCAGAACGTGGTGACCTACACGACGGTGGTGGATTTCGACAACCCGGAGATGAAGCTGTTCCCCGGGATGACGGCGTACGTCACCATTCCGGTCGCGACCGCCTCGAACGTGGTGAAGGTGCCGAACGGCGCCCTGCGCTACAAGCCGGAGTTGAAGCCGGAAGAGATCCGCGCGCTGTACCAGCAGTACGGAGTCGATGCCCCGGGCGGCACGCGACCGGCGGCTCCGGCGGGCGCTTCGGGAGCGCCCCGCCCGCCGAGGTACGACGTTTCCATCGTGTGGAAGCTCCGCCCCGACAACACGCTGCAGCCGCTCAAGCTGAAGACCGGCATCACCGATCACACCTTCACCGAGCTGACGCAGGCGCTCCAGGGCGGCGGACTGAAGGAGGGCGACGAACTGGTCACCGGCGCCAAGACCGTGCGCGCGACCAGCAGCCCGGTGGGAGGCCCGCCGCGGCGCTAA
- a CDS encoding MBL fold metallo-hydrolase yields MKRLPLTLVVVAAVASLTVACWAQTDITYSADWCRKLPRPEYKKLVRVPIKSDWFEVYRVRPGVFAIYEPHQAEEVISYLIVGSRKALLFDTGMGIAGIRAVVQQLTRLPVTVLNSHTHYDHIGGNHEFADILAMDTDFTGERAAHGYSDQVMKNEVSPESLCGRLPKGFDANGYRARPFHITGTVRDGSLIELGGRRLEVLSVPGHTPDSIALLDRTNRLLFTGDTFYAGPIWLFEPETDLNAYARSTARLASLADSLDLLLPGHNTPAVSPAYLRKLRDAAQAIVTGAVKETSREDGHRRFQFDGFSILTR; encoded by the coding sequence ATGAAGCGCCTGCCTCTCACTCTCGTTGTGGTGGCCGCCGTGGCGTCGCTCACGGTCGCGTGTTGGGCACAAACGGACATCACTTATTCCGCCGACTGGTGCCGCAAGCTGCCCCGTCCCGAATACAAGAAACTGGTACGGGTGCCCATCAAGTCGGACTGGTTCGAGGTGTATCGCGTCCGCCCGGGGGTCTTCGCCATCTACGAGCCGCACCAGGCGGAAGAGGTCATCTCGTACCTCATCGTCGGCTCCCGCAAAGCCCTGCTCTTCGATACGGGCATGGGGATCGCCGGCATCCGCGCTGTAGTACAGCAATTGACCAGGCTGCCGGTCACAGTCCTGAATTCGCATACCCACTACGACCACATCGGCGGGAATCACGAATTCGCCGACATCCTGGCGATGGACACCGACTTCACCGGTGAGCGCGCCGCGCACGGCTACTCCGATCAGGTGATGAAGAACGAGGTCAGCCCGGAAAGTTTGTGCGGCAGATTGCCGAAGGGCTTCGATGCGAACGGCTATCGCGCGCGGCCCTTTCACATCACAGGAACCGTTCGCGACGGCAGTCTCATCGAGCTGGGAGGACGCAGACTCGAGGTGCTGTCCGTTCCTGGCCACACCCCGGACTCGATCGCCCTGCTCGACCGGACCAATCGCCTACTGTTCACCGGCGACACGTTCTACGCGGGACCGATCTGGCTCTTCGAACCAGAGACCGACTTGAACGCCTACGCACGATCCACCGCGCGGCTGGCATCTCTTGCCGACTCGCTGGACCTGCTGCTGCCGGGACACAACACTCCGGCCGTTTCCCCGGCGTATCTGCGCAAGCTGCGCGACGCGGCGCAGGCCATCGTCACGGGGGCGGTCAAAGAGACATCGCGGGAGGACGGTCATCGGCGGTTCCAGTTCGACGGCTTCTCGATCTTGACGCGGTAA
- a CDS encoding BrxA/BrxB family bacilliredoxin, giving the protein MYPELMVVPMREELTRLGVQELRTASEVDSVLSRNEGTVMVVVNSICGCAAGRMRPAVRLALEHSIRPDKVVSVFAGQDRDATEQARGYFTGYQPSSPSIGLLRDGQLVFMLERHDIEHREAGDIAADLTSAFNKFCAKASAN; this is encoded by the coding sequence ATGTATCCAGAACTGATGGTGGTGCCCATGCGCGAGGAGCTGACCCGGTTGGGGGTCCAGGAGTTGCGGACCGCCTCGGAGGTGGACTCGGTGCTCTCAAGGAACGAGGGCACGGTGATGGTGGTGGTGAACTCGATCTGCGGCTGCGCCGCCGGACGGATGCGTCCCGCCGTGCGCCTCGCGCTGGAACATTCGATCCGGCCCGACAAGGTCGTCAGCGTCTTTGCCGGACAGGACCGCGACGCCACCGAGCAGGCGCGCGGCTACTTCACCGGCTACCAGCCGTCCTCGCCCTCCATCGGCCTGCTGCGCGACGGCCAACTCGTCTTCATGCTGGAGCGGCACGACATCGAGCACCGCGAAGCCGGGGACATCGCCGCCGACCTCACCAGCGCCTTCAACAAGTTCTGCGCCAAGGCATCGGCAAACTAA
- a CDS encoding ABC transporter permease, which produces MDLMSTLRIALRALARNKMRSILTMLGVIIGVAAVIAVVGIGQGGAQKAQEQLAAMGSNLIFVGSGTVTRGGLHMGHGNTKTLIYSDLTAILKECPAVKNAAPGVGTGAQVVFGNDNWGTQISGTSPEFFEVRNWAVAQGTEFTQQDVEMAANVAVVGETVRKNLFGSTNALGQTIRIKDMPFKVVGVLESKGMSAAMGNDQDDVVIIPYTTHQKKLTGDTWLRYIMVSAVSKEGSYTAEQQITSLLRDRHRIRPEQDDDFFVRNLADLAELRDQQNRVMTLLLLSIASVSLLVGGIGIMNIMLVSVTERTREIGIRMAIGATETDVQKQFLLESVTLSLLGGTVGILTGVGATQVIVTVFGWPVLVSPVAIGVAVFFSMAVGIFFGFYPARKAARLDPIEALRYE; this is translated from the coding sequence ATGGACCTGATGTCCACATTGCGCATCGCGCTGCGCGCCCTGGCGCGCAACAAGATGCGCTCCATCCTGACCATGCTGGGCGTCATCATCGGCGTGGCCGCGGTGATCGCCGTGGTCGGCATCGGCCAGGGCGGCGCGCAGAAGGCCCAGGAGCAGCTCGCCGCCATGGGCTCGAACCTGATCTTCGTTGGTAGCGGCACGGTGACCCGCGGCGGCCTGCACATGGGTCACGGCAACACCAAGACTTTGATCTACTCCGACTTGACCGCAATCCTCAAGGAGTGTCCCGCGGTGAAGAATGCTGCGCCGGGTGTGGGCACCGGGGCGCAAGTGGTCTTCGGCAACGACAATTGGGGAACCCAGATCAGCGGCACCTCGCCGGAGTTCTTCGAGGTCCGCAACTGGGCGGTCGCCCAGGGCACCGAGTTCACCCAGCAGGACGTGGAGATGGCCGCCAACGTCGCCGTGGTCGGCGAAACCGTGCGCAAGAACCTGTTCGGCTCCACCAACGCCCTCGGCCAGACCATCCGCATTAAGGACATGCCCTTCAAGGTGGTCGGCGTGTTGGAATCCAAGGGTATGTCCGCGGCCATGGGCAACGACCAGGATGACGTCGTGATCATCCCCTACACCACCCACCAGAAGAAACTCACCGGCGACACCTGGCTGCGCTACATCATGGTTTCGGCGGTCTCGAAGGAAGGCAGCTACACCGCCGAGCAGCAGATCACCAGCCTGCTGCGCGACCGCCACCGCATCCGCCCCGAACAGGACGACGACTTCTTCGTCCGCAACCTCGCCGACCTGGCCGAGCTTCGCGACCAGCAGAACCGCGTCATGACCTTGCTGCTGCTCTCCATCGCCAGCGTCTCGCTATTGGTGGGCGGCATCGGCATCATGAACATCATGCTGGTATCGGTCACGGAGCGCACGCGGGAGATCGGCATCCGCATGGCCATCGGCGCCACCGAGACCGACGTGCAGAAACAATTCCTGCTTGAGTCAGTGACGCTCAGCCTGCTGGGCGGAACGGTCGGCATCCTGACCGGCGTGGGCGCCACCCAGGTCATCGTCACCGTCTTCGGCTGGCCGGTGCTGGTCTCGCCCGTTGCCATCGGCGTCGCCGTCTTCTTCTCGATGGCGGTCGGTATCTTCTTTGGCTTCTATCCGGCCCGCAAAGCCGCTCGACTCGACCCCATCGAGGCCCTGCGCTACGAGTAA
- a CDS encoding ABC transporter ATP-binding protein, with protein MAVTDVLPTSENHAAGAEVLIRVDDVHKYYDLGETRVHALRGVTVDIARGEFVAVMGASGSGKSTFMNLLGCLDKPSSGRYFLEGTDVSGHDKRQLASIRNQKIGFVFQGFNLLARTTALENAELPAIYARLDREQREARAFEALAMVGLMDRAHHFPSQMSGGQQQRVAIARALVNRPSILLADEPTGNLDSRTSIEIMDIFQRLNDERGITIVLVTHEHDISQFARRVLIFRDGKIRKDEQVLERPRAAEVLNTMPTLED; from the coding sequence TTGGCTGTAACCGACGTCTTACCGACCAGCGAGAATCATGCCGCGGGGGCGGAAGTACTCATCCGCGTGGACGACGTGCACAAGTACTACGACCTGGGCGAGACCCGGGTGCACGCCCTGCGCGGCGTCACTGTGGACATAGCGCGCGGCGAGTTCGTCGCCGTCATGGGCGCCAGCGGCAGCGGCAAGTCCACCTTCATGAACCTGCTCGGGTGCCTGGACAAGCCGAGCAGCGGCCGCTACTTCCTGGAAGGCACCGACGTCTCCGGGCACGACAAGCGCCAGCTCGCCTCCATCCGCAACCAGAAGATCGGCTTCGTCTTCCAGGGATTCAACCTGCTGGCGCGCACCACCGCGCTGGAGAACGCGGAGCTGCCTGCCATCTATGCGCGGTTGGACCGGGAGCAGCGCGAGGCCCGGGCCTTCGAGGCTCTGGCGATGGTCGGGCTCATGGACCGCGCGCACCACTTCCCGTCGCAGATGTCGGGCGGGCAGCAGCAGCGCGTGGCCATCGCGCGCGCGCTGGTGAACCGCCCCTCGATCCTGCTGGCCGACGAGCCCACGGGCAATCTCGACAGCCGCACCTCGATCGAGATCATGGACATATTCCAGCGGCTCAACGACGAGCGCGGCATCACCATCGTGCTGGTGACGCACGAGCACGACATCTCGCAGTTCGCCCGCCGCGTCCTCATTTTCCGCGACGGCAAGATCCGCAAGGACGAGCAGGTCCTCGAGCGCCCGCGCGCCGCCGAGGTGCTGAATACCATGCCCACGCTGGAGGATTGA
- a CDS encoding rhomboid family intramembrane serine protease, with protein sequence MSRINITTCRNCGAEFSPPILGATSDLCPQCRQEQLPPPRQPAPQLQRPPLSVLVQQFPVTSAIIALNVLVFVVMVAKGVSPAEPTRDQLLRWGADFGPMTLSGQPWRLLASCFVHAGLLHILFNMWCLWSLGMFVERYLDRATFAAAYLLAGIGGAVASVWWHPLVVGVGASGAIFGAAGMLVTILRSGQLALPAEYLKRHSKSIVAFIGYNLFFGFISPHIDNSAHLGGLATGLLLGALLPIAGSEEGTGKKIGTFGLAVVLLFTGFTYAKRVNAAPMAWADGVQAMQAKQYDKAVAAFKDAISHDPKFAQAYLDLGYVYLVQEKYADAVPVLQTATQLAPDVAGGFTNLGYAYVRLDRPKEAEAPLLRAIQIDPKDADAWENLAMAYAAEGKADPARKAAQTALRLDPRMKEAQQVLDNLRAHEPPADSKPPTVRKPKK encoded by the coding sequence ATGAGCCGCATCAACATCACGACCTGCCGCAATTGCGGGGCGGAGTTCTCGCCTCCCATCCTGGGCGCGACCTCCGACCTGTGCCCGCAGTGCCGGCAGGAACAGCTACCTCCGCCACGGCAGCCGGCGCCGCAGCTCCAGCGCCCGCCGCTCTCGGTGCTGGTGCAGCAGTTCCCGGTGACCTCCGCCATCATCGCGCTGAACGTGCTGGTGTTTGTCGTTATGGTGGCGAAGGGAGTTTCTCCGGCCGAGCCGACTCGCGATCAATTGTTGCGCTGGGGGGCCGACTTCGGTCCCATGACGCTGAGTGGGCAGCCGTGGCGGCTTCTGGCTTCCTGCTTCGTGCACGCGGGGCTGCTCCACATCCTGTTCAACATGTGGTGCCTGTGGTCGCTGGGCATGTTCGTGGAGCGCTACCTGGACCGTGCGACCTTCGCTGCCGCGTACCTGCTGGCGGGGATCGGCGGCGCGGTGGCGAGCGTGTGGTGGCATCCCCTGGTGGTGGGCGTGGGAGCGTCGGGCGCGATCTTCGGCGCCGCCGGGATGTTGGTAACCATTCTTCGTTCCGGTCAGCTTGCACTTCCGGCGGAGTACCTCAAGCGGCATTCGAAGAGCATTGTGGCCTTCATCGGCTACAACCTCTTCTTCGGGTTCATCAGCCCACATATTGACAATTCCGCGCACCTGGGCGGGTTGGCCACGGGACTCTTGCTCGGGGCCCTGTTGCCCATCGCGGGCTCCGAGGAGGGTACGGGCAAAAAGATCGGTACCTTCGGGCTTGCAGTTGTTCTGCTGTTCACCGGCTTCACCTACGCCAAGCGCGTCAACGCGGCGCCGATGGCCTGGGCTGACGGCGTGCAGGCGATGCAAGCCAAGCAGTACGACAAGGCGGTCGCCGCGTTCAAAGATGCCATCTCGCACGATCCGAAATTCGCCCAGGCATACCTTGACCTCGGCTACGTATACCTTGTCCAGGAGAAGTACGCCGACGCGGTTCCGGTACTGCAAACCGCGACTCAGCTTGCTCCGGACGTAGCTGGCGGATTCACCAATCTTGGCTACGCATACGTGCGGTTGGATCGGCCCAAGGAGGCAGAGGCCCCACTTTTGCGCGCCATCCAGATCGATCCCAAGGATGCCGACGCGTGGGAGAACCTGGCGATGGCGTACGCCGCCGAGGGGAAAGCCGACCCAGCCAGAAAGGCGGCGCAGACTGCGCTACGATTGGATCCAAGAATGAAAGAAGCGCAGCAGGTGCTCGACAACCTACGTGCGCACGAGCCCCCTGCCGACTCCAAGCCGCCAACGGTACGAAAACCCAAGAAATGA
- a CDS encoding UDP-N-acetylmuramate dehydrogenase — protein sequence MQIQEHVPLAPLTTFQVGGPARWFVEAASEADVRAAVEHAGARTLPLFVLGGGSNLVVSDAGFSGLVLRIALRGIEEREEGGRPVFDAAAGEDWDAFVARVVSRDCAGIECLSGIPGTVGGTPVQNVGAYGQEVADTITSVRVLDVQGGDVLDLSNADAGFTYRTSIFNSSQRGRYIVLRVSYVLTRGGAPKIEYADLKNFFAGNPSPSLAETREAVRQIRLSKAMLIVPGDDDCRSAGSFFKNPIVNSTEYARIAGIVAGRGLKPPSYPAPDGRVKLAAAWLVEQSGFAKGYTRGAVGISRRHSLAIVNRGGATAAEIIALKNEIQQRVLDTFGIQLLPEPVFVGF from the coding sequence GTGCAGATCCAGGAACATGTGCCGCTGGCGCCGCTGACCACCTTCCAAGTGGGCGGTCCGGCCCGCTGGTTCGTCGAGGCGGCGAGCGAGGCCGACGTCCGCGCCGCGGTCGAGCACGCCGGAGCGCGCACCCTGCCCCTGTTCGTGCTGGGCGGCGGCAGCAACTTGGTGGTGTCCGACGCCGGTTTCTCCGGCCTGGTGCTGAGGATCGCGCTGCGCGGGATCGAAGAGCGGGAGGAGGGCGGCCGGCCTGTGTTCGACGCCGCCGCGGGCGAGGATTGGGACGCCTTTGTAGCCCGCGTCGTCTCCCGCGACTGCGCCGGGATCGAGTGCCTGAGCGGCATTCCCGGCACGGTGGGGGGCACTCCGGTGCAGAACGTCGGCGCCTACGGCCAGGAGGTCGCCGACACCATCACCAGCGTGCGCGTGCTCGACGTTCAAGGCGGCGACGTGCTCGACCTCAGCAACGCCGACGCCGGTTTCACCTATCGCACCAGCATCTTCAATTCGTCGCAGCGCGGGCGCTACATCGTGCTGCGCGTCAGCTATGTCCTCACCCGCGGCGGCGCACCGAAGATCGAGTACGCCGACCTGAAGAACTTCTTTGCCGGAAACCCGTCGCCCAGCCTGGCGGAGACGCGTGAAGCGGTGCGGCAGATCCGGCTGTCGAAGGCCATGCTCATCGTCCCCGGCGACGACGACTGCCGCAGCGCCGGATCATTCTTCAAGAACCCCATCGTGAATTCCACGGAGTACGCGCGGATCGCCGGGATCGTGGCTGGACGCGGCCTGAAGCCGCCGAGCTATCCTGCCCCCGACGGCCGGGTGAAGCTGGCCGCCGCGTGGCTGGTCGAGCAGTCGGGCTTTGCCAAGGGCTACACCCGTGGCGCTGTCGGGATCTCGCGGCGGCACTCGCTGGCCATCGTGAATCGTGGCGGCGCCACGGCGGCCGAGATCATCGCGCTCAAGAACGAGATCCAGCAGCGCGTGCTGGACACCTTCGGCATCCAGCTCCTGCCCGAGCCGGTGTTTGTCGGATTCTGA
- the aroF gene encoding 3-deoxy-7-phosphoheptulonate synthase, producing MLVVMQAHASEEQVRAVCEKIERAGLRAHPIPGAQRTAIGITGNQGVVEIGLEEMPGVGEVIRVSKPYKLVSRDVKQDNTVVQFANGGSVGAKELMIIAGPCSVESREQTFAVAERVSRAGARFFRGGAYKPRTSPYAFQGLGEEGLRILADVRKQYNLMIVTEAIDYESLDLVEEYADVIQIGARNMQNYSLLKRAGRSKKPVLLKRGMSATLEEFLMAAEYVMSEGNYRVILCERGVRTFADHTRNTLDLSLVPAVQRLSHLPILVDPSHGTGKRDKVVPMSRAAVAAGCDGLIVEVHCDPDRALSDGPQSLYPDQFDDLMKKVRQIAPIVDRVVAPAASAQPAAAR from the coding sequence ATGTTGGTGGTCATGCAGGCGCACGCCAGCGAAGAGCAGGTGCGTGCGGTATGTGAAAAGATCGAGCGCGCAGGTCTGCGGGCGCACCCCATCCCGGGGGCGCAGCGTACCGCCATCGGCATCACCGGCAACCAGGGAGTGGTGGAGATCGGCCTGGAGGAGATGCCCGGAGTCGGCGAAGTCATCCGCGTCAGCAAGCCCTACAAACTGGTCAGCCGCGACGTCAAGCAGGACAACACCGTCGTCCAGTTCGCGAACGGCGGCTCGGTCGGCGCTAAGGAATTGATGATCATCGCGGGGCCGTGCTCGGTGGAGAGCCGGGAGCAGACCTTCGCCGTGGCCGAGCGCGTGAGCCGCGCCGGGGCACGTTTTTTCCGCGGCGGAGCCTACAAGCCGCGCACTTCCCCGTACGCCTTCCAGGGGCTGGGCGAAGAGGGACTGCGGATCCTCGCCGACGTGCGCAAACAGTACAACCTGATGATCGTCACCGAAGCCATCGACTACGAGTCGCTGGACCTGGTCGAAGAATACGCCGACGTCATCCAGATCGGAGCGCGCAACATGCAGAACTATTCCCTGCTGAAGCGCGCCGGGCGCTCCAAGAAGCCGGTGCTGCTCAAGCGGGGCATGTCGGCGACGCTGGAAGAGTTCCTGATGGCGGCCGAGTACGTCATGAGCGAGGGCAACTACCGGGTGATCCTGTGCGAGCGCGGCGTGCGCACCTTTGCCGACCACACGCGCAACACGCTCGACCTCAGCCTGGTGCCGGCGGTGCAGCGGCTGAGCCACCTTCCCATCCTGGTGGACCCGAGCCACGGCACAGGCAAGCGGGACAAGGTGGTGCCGATGTCGCGCGCTGCGGTGGCGGCGGGCTGCGACGGGCTCATCGTCGAGGTGCACTGCGATCCCGACCGCGCCCTGTCCGACGGCCCGCAATCGCTCTATCCCGACCAGTTCGACGACCTGATGAAGAAGGTGCGGCAGATTGCACCCATTGTGGACCGTGTGGTAGCGCCGGCCGCATCGGCGCAGCCGGCCGCGGCGCGCTGA
- a CDS encoding deoxyribonuclease IV, whose protein sequence is MPRSMANEQDILKRPPPKHPPKLTSRRIGIHTSTQGGAATAAERAYRLGCNTFQIFSSSPRQWKPYALAPEQCDAMHRLRSKYGLKPLVIHANYLVNLGAINETFYGKTIAAFRGEVERALALGAEYLVVHPGSFRGASREEGLARAAHAITQATQGLDLAKGGLTVLIENTAGAEFSLGGSFEKVAALVGVLRDIVPVAACIDTCHTHVAGYDIVSDAGYHATLAQIDVTIGLENVPVWHCNDAKAAFASKLDRHQHIGKGTIGLEPFRRLLNDPRLKRAAFIAETPIDEPGDDRRNVDALKKLVAKKHPI, encoded by the coding sequence ATGCCACGCTCCATGGCCAACGAGCAGGACATCCTCAAACGGCCGCCGCCGAAGCATCCTCCCAAGCTGACCTCGCGGCGCATCGGCATCCACACCTCGACCCAGGGAGGCGCAGCGACCGCCGCCGAGCGCGCCTACCGCCTGGGGTGCAACACCTTTCAGATCTTCTCCTCGAGCCCGCGCCAATGGAAGCCGTACGCGCTGGCGCCGGAGCAGTGCGACGCCATGCATCGCCTGCGCTCGAAGTACGGCCTCAAGCCGCTGGTCATCCACGCCAACTACCTGGTGAACCTGGGCGCGATCAACGAGACCTTCTACGGCAAGACCATCGCGGCATTCCGCGGCGAAGTGGAGCGCGCCCTGGCGCTCGGCGCCGAGTATCTCGTCGTGCATCCCGGATCGTTCCGCGGCGCCAGCAGGGAAGAGGGACTCGCCCGCGCCGCGCACGCCATCACCCAGGCCACACAAGGGCTCGATCTGGCGAAGGGCGGCCTCACCGTGCTGATCGAGAACACTGCGGGAGCGGAGTTCTCCCTCGGCGGAAGCTTCGAGAAGGTGGCGGCGCTGGTCGGCGTCCTGCGCGACATCGTCCCCGTCGCCGCCTGCATCGACACCTGCCACACCCACGTCGCCGGCTACGACATCGTCTCCGATGCGGGCTACCACGCCACGCTCGCGCAGATCGACGTGACCATCGGCCTGGAGAACGTCCCCGTTTGGCACTGTAACGACGCCAAGGCCGCCTTCGCCTCCAAGCTCGACCGCCACCAGCACATCGGCAAGGGAACCATCGGCCTGGAGCCCTTCCGCCGCCTGCTCAACGATCCTCGGCTCAAGCGCGCCGCCTTCATCGCCGAAACCCCCATCGACGAACCCGGCGACGACCGGCGGAACGTGGACGCGCTGAAGAAACTTGTCGCTAAGAAGCACCCCATCTAA
- a CDS encoding beta-propeller fold lactonase family protein, with amino-acid sequence MHPNKTTEAGRHRGRWKKVVLVIAAAVLPALTSGCSSQHFPPGYREYAYVTNGKSNSVSVIDLFTLKVVKTLVVGHGPTGLDVNPKKNEVYIVNTGSSNVSVIDAESNQVVATIGVHGKPYFIDVSADGRRGYVANSGSANVSILDLDQRRVLATVGVGAAPGLARVSPDGKIVVVSNRGGDSVSLLDAGQMKSVATIPICHQPEDIAILPDSSKAFVACTGAAQVAAIDLKSQKLLALLDVGKTPIHLALKPDGGEMFVSNFDAHSISVIETGANEVGGTYLIGTSPVSSAVSGDNTLLYVSNFGSDAVSVFAIDNSKLLMSIPVGNKPDAIALSPRENYVLVVDTQSADVAVIQKRKPKGKDTSPYVMFLLIPVGLQPNQIAVKAFVSQTPAGAQ; translated from the coding sequence ATGCATCCGAACAAAACCACTGAGGCGGGGAGACACCGGGGACGTTGGAAGAAAGTCGTCCTGGTGATAGCCGCTGCCGTTTTACCGGCCCTCACCAGCGGTTGTTCCAGCCAGCACTTCCCTCCCGGATACCGCGAGTACGCCTACGTCACCAACGGAAAGAGCAATTCGGTCAGCGTGATCGATCTTTTCACGTTGAAGGTCGTCAAGACTCTCGTGGTGGGACATGGGCCGACCGGCCTCGACGTCAATCCGAAGAAGAACGAGGTCTACATCGTGAACACCGGTTCGAGCAACGTGAGCGTGATCGACGCGGAGAGCAACCAGGTGGTGGCGACCATCGGCGTGCACGGCAAGCCCTATTTCATCGATGTCTCAGCGGATGGGCGCCGTGGCTACGTGGCCAACTCCGGCTCGGCGAACGTCTCCATCCTCGACCTTGACCAGCGGCGGGTGCTGGCGACGGTGGGCGTCGGCGCCGCGCCCGGGCTGGCGCGCGTCTCGCCCGACGGGAAGATCGTGGTGGTCTCCAACCGCGGCGGCGATTCCGTCTCCCTGCTCGACGCCGGGCAGATGAAATCGGTTGCGACCATTCCCATCTGCCATCAGCCCGAGGACATCGCCATCCTGCCGGACTCGTCCAAAGCCTTCGTGGCCTGCACCGGCGCGGCGCAGGTGGCGGCCATCGACCTGAAGTCGCAAAAGTTGCTGGCGCTGCTCGACGTTGGCAAGACGCCCATCCATCTGGCGCTGAAGCCCGACGGGGGCGAGATGTTCGTGAGCAATTTCGACGCACATTCGATCTCGGTGATCGAGACGGGAGCGAATGAGGTGGGTGGCACCTACCTGATCGGCACCAGCCCGGTGAGCAGCGCGGTGAGCGGCGACAACACGCTGCTGTACGTAAGCAACTTCGGCTCCGATGCCGTCTCCGTCTTCGCCATCGACAACAGCAAGCTGCTGATGTCGATTCCCGTCGGCAACAAGCCGGACGCGATCGCTCTCTCGCCGCGCGAGAACTACGTGCTCGTGGTGGACACGCAGAGCGCCGATGTCGCCGTCATCCAGAAGCGTAAGCCCAAGGGAAAAGACACCAGCCCGTATGTCATGTTCCTGCTGATCCCGGTCGGGCTGCAGCCCAACCAGATCGCGGTAAAGGCATTCGTCAGCCAGACGCCGGCGGGCGCACAGTGA